Part of the Hemicordylus capensis ecotype Gifberg chromosome 7, rHemCap1.1.pri, whole genome shotgun sequence genome, actctgcacatggtcaGCAGCACTCTCTTCGTTATTCCCTCACATGTGCAGTACCTTGCtttggtcctcctcctcctcctcctctctgggcTGGGGCCTCTGTGCCCCCCTCTCCGTCCAGCCGTCCggctgactctctctctctctctggactgcaGCCGCGTGAAAGGGACTCCCCGGCCCGCCTGCCCAACGGCCTGGACATGCTGCCCGAGAGGACGCCCCGCCCGGACCGGCCCCGGGCTCGGGACAGGCCCAAGCCTCGCAGGCGGCCCCGGCCCAAGGACCCCAACGCGCCCCCAGGAGAGGCCCGCCGGTCGCGCTCCGCCCCCGCCCAGAGCAGCGCCccgccccctccgccccccacGCACAGCGCCCAGCAGGAGGGCTACCTGCTCCGGAAGCTGGAGCTGGAGGGGCCCAACAAGAAGGCTTCCAACCGGTGAGCTGGGTGGCTCCCCTCCCCGGAGGAGACTccgcgtgtgtgtgggggggggcgatGCCGTTCCTGACAAGGCTCACGAGCAGAGCCCCGAGCGCCAGGCAGTGCTGCGGGCCCCGTCCCAGCGGGGAGGGGGCTCAATGCAGCGGCACAATGCCGTGAAAGGCCGCCCAACTGGGAGAGACCTTGCGCCTTGTCCCAGTAAGAcggccacagccccccccccgtggcttccccctctgcctccccccacctgctctgAGAGGGGGAAGGGCGCGGGTGCTGGGGCCCGCTGGCTCTCCTGGGAAGCGCTGACCCggccccaaccccccccccaggtcGTGGGTCAACCTGTACTGCGTGCTCAGCAAGGGGGAGCTGGGCTTCTACAAGGACTCCAAGGGGCGGGACACCGGCAGCACCCACGGCAACGAGCCCCTCCTCAGCCTGCACAACGCCACCAGCGAGGTGGCCAACAACTACAAGAAGAAGAAGTTTGTGCTCAAGATCAAGTGAGTATCTGGGggccgggcaggcaggcgggcaggaggGGTGCAGCTCAGGCCTTGCGGGGTGCAGCCCGGCTTCCTCCCTCCGGCATGGTTGGGTTGGCTCTCTTCCCTGCCAGTCACTCTGCAGCAGCGGAGGGGTGGGCGGGATGgaaatgggggcgggggctcATTCAGaagtggacacacacacccccgccagctGACCAGACGCTCCACAGGGAAGCTCTCAAGCAGGAGACGAAATCAAcaacccttccttgctgcttgtctcccagcaactggtactcggaggtagagtgcctctgaacatggaggttccatccagCCGCTGGCAGAAGGCTGCGGCTCCTCTGCGAATGTGTCTTCCAGCCCCATTTTAAGGGCCTTGCAGCCGAGGGCCGGCCACACAAGCACCGCCAAGGCTGCCTGTTTGCCTACCTGTGGTTCTCTCTTGCAGGACCAGCGATGGCGGGGAGTTCCTCCTGCAAGCCAAGGACGAGGTGAGAGGCGCCACTCCCTGCAGGCCTCCTCGGGAGGAGGGTGGTGGTCGCTGGCTGGccgtccccccacacacacacaccctgcctgacGCCTGGCTCCCTTTCTTCCTGCAGGAGGAGATGAAGACCTGGCTGACAGCTCTGTCCACCTGCGTCTCCGAGCACAGCGAGATTTCCCGGTGGAACCAGGCCCTGCTCACGACCTCCTCGACTGACGAAGGCAACCCCAAGCGGGAGGCCGACCGCAGGGCCAGCACCTCCGGAAGGAAGAAGTGAAGCTGCCCGCGGGGCCCAGAGGCTGGGAGGAGCTGCGCCCACGGACAGCCCCCAAGGCCGCCAGACCCAGCCTGGAGCCACCACAGCCAGGGAGGCCAGCTGGTGGGGCTGGACAGCACTGGGCGTGGAGGGGAGGAGATGGGTCCTCTGACGGGGCCCCAGAGCCAGGCCCTCCGCCCACCTCCgccagcagccagggaggggcgCCATCCTCGGGGGACGGCCCCGGAGAAGACAGGCGCCCCCACTGGGAGAGGCCTCTCCTGGGCTCAAGGCCGGCCCTCCGGGGTGAAGGAGAGGAGCGCCGCTCTCCTGCATCCCCCCGGCCCTCTGCAATGCCCCAGACACCCCCCAGCTTGGAAGACTCCCCAGGAAAAGGCCCCACGCGCCGGCTCAGCAACCTGGGGGAGCTAGTGGGGCCCCTGCCCggcagaaggggggtgggggaggaagcagcccccccccccggtttcctCTGGGAATGCTGAGAGCATGCTTTGGGGAGCTCAgcaggcagcccccccccgccccgccctgctcCCGGCCTCACGTCTTCCTGCCAGCTAGGGCGCCTCTGCTTCATGGTGCTGCTGTGGGCGCAGAGGGAGGGCAGCTGGGTGGGGCACTGCTGCTGCGGCACCCTCtctgggccccccaccccaccccaccccaccccacctgttggactgcattcagaTTCATAGCTGCTCCTTTTGACAGGATCCGTTGCTCAAGTGCGAGTCAGTGCACAACCTCCCTCCGCGTGTgccaggagggagaggagcagcGCCTGGTctggcgggcggcgggggggggggtcagccctcctcctcctccatctggttcaCCTCCCCCCCCGACTGGACTGCTGCCTGTGCCCCTCGGATGACTCTCTCCCCTGTGCCCCCCACTCAGTTGCCTTTGCGCCTCCCCCAGTGCAGCGCTTTGGAGACGTTCTGGGTACATCTCCTGGGGGGCTGCCTGCCCCCTTGCCCTGCAGGCCCTGGCCGTTGGGGCCCTCTGTCTGGAGTCCGAGCGGGACCTTCCTGCCTGGCCTCCCGGGCACGGAGCAGGGCCAGTGGGCACCGCTTTGCCACTACTGTTACAAGCCATATCCCCATCACCACTTCtgctaccggggggggggggggctcacctgCTACAGCACAGAGACGTATTTTTATGCAATAAGATGGCAGGAGCGGCACAGCACAGCAGGGAGATGCCTCTGGCCacggggcaggcaggcaggcaggcggcatGTAGGAACTCTCCCGAAACCAGGAGCGGGAGCCTTCTGGGCCGGGGTAGGCTTCACGGACCGCAGAACAGCTTCTGCCCATCCGGCCCCGTCCCGTCGAGCAAAGGGCACCTTTCCGatctccctcctgccctgctgtGGGCCATGGGGCCAGAGTTCTGATGGCTAGATTGTATCAATGCACCCCATGTGGTCAAGCACCCATTCCAGGCCCTGGAGACGGTCTGTCGCAATTGTGCGCCCCCTTCACCACATGTGGGCACAGCCGTACAACGCAGATGACGGAAGGACCGCCGAGGTTTCTGCCCTTTGCTCCTCCTCGTCTCCCAAGGACGGCGGTCCCAGGAAGAAGAGCTGGGGCGGTGGCGCAGTGGCCTCCTCCCTCCGGCCCCGAAGCCCCGCTGAAGCCTTTGGCATCCCACCGTCCCCACAGCGCCATCTCCAGCTGCATGCTTGGTCAGGCAAGGGGTCCACACACGGGCCAAGGCCTGCTGGAGCTCTGAGGAAGAGCTGCCCCAGGAGCAGAAATGCAACGGTGCTGGGAGGAGCAGCCGCCGCCCCTGCTGGCATCACCTGCCCGGGACGGCACTTGGCCAGCCCCAGCCCCCCTTGTGCTAGGTGTCGTTCCCATGGTGCCCTCCCTGGAACTGGTGCAGTTCCATCCCCCAATgcttccgcccccacccccacccccccgccactgccttcCCCAATTGTTCAGAAGCCTGTAAAATATTGTAATTGCTTTAAATAAGTTTTTTTGTCTTGTATAGAAAAAGAACCACCCAAACTGGAGCATTTGGGGttgcattctctctctttttgggcTGTGAATCTTGTTAAAGATTTGGGTTTTTCTAACAGACCAATTTGTAGGATTTTAAACTTGGGTTGCATGAGATCAGAAGATCAGCTGCTGCTGGCGTCTAGGAATGGTTCCCTTgcccccagcaaacacacacacacactctctctctctctctgttccatgAGCTCTCCAAAAGCCGATGCTTCACGGTGGTGCAGGTGCACGCAACGCACGCCACTGTGCACGTGCACACCCTGGACGGATGCTCCTCCCTGCAGACGGCAGCTGCTCAGACCTGGACCTGCATCTGCCAGATGGCAACTACacagaatctggtctctccccaATGGGTTTGGGGCCTtgaccagcaggggaagaggaaaggaggctccTACACCCTGGTTGCAACCAAACTTGCCCGGGGTCCCGTTTCTTTGCAGCATGGGCGTGGCTCACTCCCCCTTTCCATGCAGGATGATGCAGATGCAGGCAGGTCAAGCGGCACAGCCGTGGCAGGGGTCAGTCACTTGGCCACTCCCAGAGCCCTTGCTGGAGCCCCCTCCCATCCCCTCCCTCACTCTTCGCTTTGCTTAGGGGCTGACCGAGCCAGGACCCACTGAGCCCCAGCtgctccccagccccacccctcggctcctctgctgcttccagTTTCCCTACACAAGTCACTTAGCAACAGCCAGTGTGGTTTAGCCACCCAACTTCAGGCAAAtgttggaactacaactccccatcacccctattggccatggtggctggggctgatgggcgctgtagtccaataacagctggagggccgcagttgcaCAGCCCTGGTTGAGAGTGTCCAAGGAGGGCACGGAGACCTAGGCGCCGCCAGTCTTCACACAACCATGGAGCTCACTGGGCAGCCACCGAGGGCCTGTTCCGCTCAGCtgcgcctacttcacagggtggttgtgagggtgACATGGAAGTCCGTGTACACTGCCCTCAGCTAGTTGGAGGGATGGGATTTAAAAGTCCTGAATGAAGAAACAAAACTAGCAGGAGTAAGGCATAACCGGAGGCAGCCGTCTTGGGGGCTGCTGTCTTCTTCCCAGATGTGCAGAGGGAGAAGTGCTCCCGCTTGGGTGGCCTGCTGACCCCTCCCTGCCAAGAAAGCCTGGAATATCTCTTTATTTGTtggttgcatttttataccgcctttctgccttgacaaaggcaccccaAGTGGtgtacaatattaaaacaaggaaatgACAGGCTGTTGGCCTTgccaggagctgaggacaagagctctctGGCCTGGGGGGCCTCCTTTCTTGCTTTCCTCTCGGGGGACGCTGGTCTTTCAGCTCTCCTGAAGATTCGGGCGAGACATTCGGAGGAACTTTCTATCTGCAAGAGCGGTTGGACAGGGGAGCAGTCTGCCTTGCGCAGTGGCAGGCTCTCCCTCGCGGGAGCTTTCGCAAgggaccagtgctccctctaacagggactcccggatgttgttgactacaactcccagcatccccagctgcaatgacctttggctggagattctaggagctgtagtcaacaacatctgggaatccctgttagagggagcactgcaagGGACACTGGGCAGTCATTGGCCAGGGCAGGCAacttgggctctccagctgttcattcattcattcattcattcgatttctataccgccctcccaaaaatggctcagggcagtttacacagagaaataataaataaggtaagatggatccctgtccctgaagggctcacagcctaGAAAGAAACATgagggacaccagcaacagtcactggagggatgctgtgctgggggtggagagggccagttactctccccctgctcaataaagagaatctccatgttgaaaggtgcctctttgcccagtgagctggggttgttgaactacagttcccatcacccctagctggAGAGCAAAGCTTGCCTAGTCCCTGGGTTTCTCAGTCgctggcactccagatgttgctgagctacaacacccatcaccccctgctatgAGCTATTTACGTCTGGCATAATGCTAACCAGTTGAGTAACCCTGAACGAGAGGAGAGTCCATCTTGTGGTAGTAatcatgaactgtcccctttgctaagcagggtccaccctgctttgcatttgaatgggagactatatgtatgagcactgcaagacattcctctcatgggatggggccatagctcagtgggagaggacCTGCaagcttgcctgcagaaggccccaagttccctgcctggcagcagcagcagcatctccaagatcgggctgagagagactcctgcctgcaacctgggagaagccgctgccagtctgtgaagacaagactgagctagatggaccaagggcctgactcagtacatggcagcttcccatgcaaGACctccagctgccgccgccgcccccaccccaaacGCTTTTAAGCAGAACCATTCGACCAAGGTAGAAccgcctctcccccctccccgccagagGCCACCAGCCAGCTGCTCCTCTGTCGGGATGCCAACGgcagggccgggccgggccgccgCCTCCTGCGCCAGAGCTGGGGGCCTCCTGCTTGCTTCCGAGCCTCTCCTCTTCTGGGTTTCTGATATGAGCGCGAGGAGAACCCAGCGGAACCAGCCCAAGGGAGGGGCGTGGAGCCGAGCACTCCGTGGCTCAGCCGGGTGAACTGCTcttggacatggaggttccattccggCCGCCCAGGAACCGCTTCCGCCCAGTGACGGGAAAAGACAAAGAACCTGGAAGCCGCCACGGCCGGAGAGGCGGGGCCTCGTGAGCCGCATCCAATCGGGGGACAATACGCAATGCCGCTCAGCCAATGGGGAAGCAAAGAGGACGAGTTCTACGGCAGGGGCGAAGGCAGTTTGTTTACCCCTCGAGACCCCGCCTAAGCTCAATTGGATAGTCGCTGCGGGGCCGTTCGCAGCCAATGGGGAGAGCAGAAAGGCGGGGCGCTAGGACACCCGCAGCCAATGAGACATGGAGGGAGAGTACTAACCAATAGGCGCTCGAGAAGGGCGGGACTGTCAAGGCCCCCGACAAATTGAAGTCGGGCCACTGCTAAGGCCCTTGGCTAATGGCATCGCGGAGTGGGCGGGCTAGCCGAGGAGCCCGGAAGTCCGCACTGGAGCCGGTTGGCCGGCCGGAGCGGGGCTGGCGATGGCGGCCGGAGCGGGCGGCGGCGCGGAGCTCGTGCAGCTGAACGTGGGCGGCAGGAGGCGAGTGgctccgcggcggcggcggcggggcgggctggctggctgttcGTCTGGTAGAGCTGCTGGGTTAACCGCGCAGGCAGCTGCTCCTGACGAATGCCCAGCCCGCAGGCAGCAGCGCGGCTCAACCCGCGTGAACtgtgcagctctccctgcccagTGGCCAGACCGCggcgcggggggggcggggcgtaGAGTGGAGTggaggctccccccgccccgccccgccccgccccgcccgcgaTGCTCCGCTGAGAGGCCGCCGGCGAGCCGAAGCCAGGAGGGGGGCCGCGGGGGGCAGGGCGGGAGGGCTCCCAGCCGGGCAGGCCGCTCCCCAGTCGGTGGGTGCCGCCCTGCCTGCCGTGACGGACCCCCCTCCTCTTCTCTTGGCAGGTTCAGCACCTCCCGCCAGACCCTCACCTGGGTCCCGGATTCCTTTTTTTCCAGGTGcttcctgcggggggggggctcggtggggggggcaggaagggcGTGCCGGGCTCAAGGGCCAGGCCAGGCGCCAGCAGAGCGACCCCCGCGGGGCTCCTCCTCGCTGGGTGCTGGTGGGGGTGAGAAGCCCCATCCGGGGAGCCCTTTCCCGGGGGGCCCCATTGCCCCCGCCTGCAACAGGCAGCTGTCGGCTGCTGAGGAAGGGGGCCCCACGGACTGCGGTGACCatttcatggggggtgggggcagttccCCTCCGAAGCAGGAAGCCTGCTGGTCtctctgcaaaggtttcccttcTGGACAAGTTTCTCTGACAGGGAGGTAAGAAGCCCAACCCGGCCAGAGCAGGGGGCCTGCaagggggggggtgggggtggggggccttcAGCTCTGCATCCAGCAGCCCAGGGTCAGGTACGGACTCCTCAAGATCCCCGGCAGAGGCTCACCTGGGTTCTTATCTGACTTGCAGCCTCCTCAGTGGCCGGATCTCCACGCTGAAGGATGAAAGAGGCGCTGTGAGTAACCAGggccctcttctccttccctgcccccccccccactctgcctcTGGAAGAGGCTGTTGCAGATGCACTGTGGACTGGGAGATCTGCAAGAAAGACCTCTGCAGAATGCCTGAATGTTCTGGCTCAGCAGCAGGGGAGGAGACGCGTGCCCTGCCTGAGAGGGCCCGTTCCTGGGAAAGCATCCCTGGGCTTGGAGTGCAGAACCCCCCGTGGCGCTTGCCTGGTTTCTGACAGCAGCACATCTCACACTGGGGTGCAATGGTGAACAAGGTAGCCTTGCTGATCGGACTGGGCCAAAGTTCCGCGTCTCCCACCGTGTGGGACTTTTGACCCAGGCGGGGAGGGACAGCTGGGGTGGAGGCCTCTCGCCATCTGCTCCCCGCTGCTTCCGCTTCCCTGCGCCTTGGGCAGCCCCAGGAGTGGAGTGGCTTCCCCTCCCAGTGCTGGGCTGCCTGGGCTGAATGGCTTCACGGCCATCCGGGCGCAACTGGCGGCCTTTGCCCTGCATGGGCAGCAAGCTGGCGCTGCACGGGTGGTAGGAGGGGCTGGCTGAGCAGGCTGCCCTGGTAGCCGGAGGCCAAGACACTGGCCACGAAACCCAGCCCTGCTTCCTCCCTGCCAGATCTTCATTGACCGAGACCCGGAGGTCTTTGCCTCCATCCTTAACTTTCTCCGGACCAAGGAGCTTGACATCAGGTACGAGGCAGCGGTCGAAGCAGCTTCTCCCTGGACGGGGAGTTGAAGGGGAGGCGTGTGGGTGTGACTGCTGGTTGCCCACCTTCCTTCAGCCCCGATTGCCTCTCCAGAGCTGCTGCAGGGGTGTGAGGACCACCCAGGGGAACCCTCACcccattttgtgcccctaggagaACCAACGTCTCGCTGCTGCTGCATGAAGCACAGTTTTACGGGATCACACCGCTAGGTATGCTGGGTTGGCGGGGAGCCCTGTGATGCTTGGGGTTGCCTGCGTCTTGGCCCTTGTGGGAACCTTGGCGCCCCAGAGACAGGGTCCTTTGTGGGCTTACCCGTGTCCTTGGCCTCGTTCCACTCAGTTCGCCGCCTGCAGTTGCGTGAAGAGCTCGAACAGTCATCTTGCGGGAGTGTTCTCTTCAATGGCTACCTGCCAGCACCAGGTAGGAGCAGACAAAgatgggggaacataggaagctgccatatactgagtcagggccttggtccatctagctcagtattgtctacacagaccagcagtggcttctctaaggttggaggcaggaatctctctcagctgtctcttggagatgctgccagggagggaactgggaacccagatgcttttcccagagcggctccatcccctaagaaggggaatctcttccagtgctcgtgcatcaagtctcccatttatttgcagccagagcagaccctgcatagctaaggggaccgGTCATGCtagctaccccaagaccagctctcctctccagttgccCAGAGCTGTAATTCAGGGGCAGCTGGAAATGCTCAGGAATGGCTTTGTAGAATGTTCTCCTAgggagcctggcctggcctggaaAGGAGAAACAGGActcatttggggggaaagctaTTTCTTCCCTCCCAAGCTGTTTGTTGCTCTGGTGTCCGCCATCAGGTGGCAGCTGCTGGGAATTGTGGGTGAAGCTTCTGGCTGGCAGGTTCTGTTTGGATACGTCTGTATGCCTGGGAGTTGCGCTGGTTTCTCTGTGCACAGCAGGAGCTCAGGGCCTGCAGGCGAagtcacatccccccccccccgactcctctcccctccagtctttcctgccaagCGGCGGAACCGCCACAGTGTTGCTGGGGCGCAGCTGGCCGACCGGGCAGGGAGCCTCGTGGAGCGGGCCCTGGTGCGCCGGAGCAACACCCTGCCCCCCAACCTTGGCAACGCTGGGCTTCTGGGGCGGCTGCTGGAGGAGAGGGGCCCAGTGGCAGGTATGTGCCCAGTGGAGGAAGGGGGCCCTGCCTGCTGAGGGCAGAGAGTGGGGCTGGgcccagggtggggcaggcagaccCCATGGACTCTCGGCCCTGGTGCTCCCCAGCCGTGAAACAGGCGGAATCCTGGCGGGTTCTTGGTCACGACGGGTGATGCCCACTCTGAGAAGTCCTGCTTGCGAAGTcggggagaaggaccagagtgcATTGCTCCCCGCCTGGGTGAGTCCAAGCCCTCTCTGGGCACTAGAAGAACCAGTCCTCTGGGCGCCTTTTCCCTCCAAGCGCAGGCCACGAAGTTCACCCCCTCACTGTGAATCTGTACTAGTCTGTTTATCCTGTTTATAGTTCTACTTATGGTCATTTTCATCTGTTTATGTGACTTTTAGGTTTTGGATTGATTGgattgtaaactaccctgagatgTTATgtagagcagcatataaatttgacagacaaataaataagagcCCAAATCTGGAATGCATGTGTGGAAAGGTGACCCTTTTAGAGAGACAGGATGTTTCCTTTGTggtccttgggattgttttaatgaaagggggtatataaatgtaacaataaataaataataaagcacgCCAGGCCCCCGCCATGATGGCCTGGCACGCCTTGGGCCCGGCCTCCTGCGGTTCAGGAGGGAGGATTCCCAGCCTCAGTGCCCGTCTGCTTCCCCTCAGGAGGTGCACATGACCCGGGCCTGGTGCGCCTTGTGTGTGGGCATCATAACTGGATCGCTGTGGCATACGCGCAGTTCCTGGTCTGCTACAGGTAGCCTGCCTATGGAGTTCTCCCGGTGGGACGCTTGGGGGGAGCAGCCCTAGCCCTGGGGCAGCGGTTCCATGCCCGGGCTGTCTCTTTGCCCCGCAGGATGAAGGAGACCTCGGGCTGGCAGCTGGCCTTCTGTAGTCCCCGGCTGGACTGGGTCATTGAGCGGGTGGCCCTGAATGCCCGGGTGCTCGGCGGCTCGCTGGGGGACAATGACAAGATGGTGGCAGCCGCGTCCTGCAGCGAGATTCTCCTGTGGGCCCTCCAGCCGGACGGCACCGGCGTTGAGATTGGTGAGGACTGGCGAGAGGCGCAAGGGCTGGATCCGTGGCCAGCCCCTCGGGAGCCAAGCACCGCCTCTTGGACCCGGATGGGGGTTCTGCTTTGGGGGCCCAGCAGCAACTCCTTGGCAGCAGGGcgccaaaggaggtgcagctgcctcggtttcccagcagcagcagcttgagtGGTTCTCCTCTCCCTCGCCCTGCCTGAGAGCCAGGcagtctgcaggctggccatttgcaaGACAGAGCTGCGCGGGCAACCACACAGCTCTCCCTGATGGAGGGCCAGCCTGCAAGCAatgctggggcagggtggggaagaGATGCCTCCCGAGCTTGCTGGGACCCAGCCCCTCTTGTCCTGGGCACTGGGTCAGAGTTCTTGGAGCGccccgcccagcccagcccagcccctttGTGTTCTCACCTCAGTCCCGCAGGCCGTGGGGTGTGTGCCTGCTGGGGGCCCTTAGTGCCCCTCCCCAAGAGAGCTGGCAGGGTGGGAGGTGCGGTGcgtcttcacacagtggcccacggatggctttaaagggagtGGACCGTTCATGGAGGAGGAGTCTGGCAGTGGCTGTTCATGATGATGCTTagatggagcctccatattcagaggcagcacACCACGGAAGAGCAGTGGCTGAGGGACCAAGAGAGGGAGAGgcctgctgccttcctgccctgcGTGTGCATGTCCGTGTCCCCCCCTTCCAGCCGGGCTCTGCGGATGTCTTGTCTCTTTGAACTAGGCGTCTTCTACTTGGGGGTTCCCGTGGAGGGCCTCTTCTTTGTGGGCAACCAGCTCATTGCCACCAGCCACACAGGCAAGATCGGCGTCTGGAATGCAGTCACCAAGcattggcaggtgggtggggcgtCTGGGCTCAGGCCCTCTTCCAGGTCGGGGACCTCCTGGGCCTCCCGCTGCCCACTGGGGCTCCCCAGCTGGCGGAGAGCCGGTTGGGCTGGCCTGCCCTGGCTCCCCGCTCCTGGGGTGGGTGGCCCTTGGAGCTGGAAGGCCGGGCTCTCCGCGGGCCCCTTGCTGGTGGCCCCGacggctctccccccccccttcccacagACTCAGGACGTGGCCCCCATCAGCAGCTACGATGCCGCCGGGTCCTTCTTGCTCCTGGGATGCAGCAACGGCTCCATCTACTacgtgggtgagtgagtgagggagggaggcggctgggctggggggcaggCCGAGTGCTGGAGCCACAGCCGGCTGGGAGGGGGGTTGCTGTGTGGGAGGGCAGAAGAGGCTGCCGCCAGCCCTGGGGTGATCTGCCCGGCCATGTggcagccagcccccccccacccccgccggccgaGACCCCTGCCTGACCTCCCCGCTGCTTCCACCAGATGTGCAGAAGTTTCCGCTGCGCATGAAGGACAACGACCTGCTGGTGACGGAGCTGTACCGCGACCCTTCTGAGGACGCCATCACTGCGCTCAGCGTCTACCTCACGCCCAAGAGCAGTAAGGAAGCCCCCCCGGCCCCCCTTCgagcacggtggtggtggtgctgggctgAGCTGGATCCAGgccctctggagggcccccccccccgcctgactGACAAGGCCGCCTCTCCTGCCTGCGGCTGATCTGCCTGCTGGGGGGCCAGAGGCCTCCCTTCCAGGCaggcccccccgccccaggccgAGCCTTGCCTCCTCTccagcgtggggggtgggggccccggGGGGGGGCCTGCTCCCCCTCTGGCAGCCGCCCTCCAGCCCTTTCTGTGCcccctgagcaggcagctgcgGCAACTGGATCGAGATTGCCTACGGCACCAGCTCAGGGATGGTGAGGGTGATTGTCCAGCACCCGGAGACGGTGGGCTCTGGCCCCCAGCTCTTCCAGACCTTTGCTGTCCACCGCAGCCCTGTCACCAAAGTCATGCTCTCGGAGAAGCACCTCATCTCAGGtactggccgggggggggggcgtggggggcgaGGCTGTCGGCAGCTCCTGGGCAGGCGTGAAGGGGACGCCTCTGCCTCGGCATGGCTGGCACCCATCCTGCGCTCGCTCTTTCTCccctgccgctgccgccccccccccccagtctgcgCTGACAACAACCACGTCCGTACGTGGACCGTGACACGGTTCCGCGGGATGATCTCCACGCAGCCCGGCTCCACCCCGCTCGCCTCTTTCAAAATCTTGGCCCTGGAGTCCATGGAcgggctgggaggctgcagcgcCGGCACAGACATTGGTAGGTGGggtgtggaggggtggggggggaggccctGAGCCCCCTCTGCCTTGTCCCTCCCTGCTCCTAAgagccttcctccctccctccaggcccCTTTGGTGAGCGGGATGACCAGCAGGTCTTCCTCCAGAAGGTGGTGCCAGATGCCAGCAAGCTGTATGTGCGCCTCTCCTCCACGGGCAAGAGGTGGGTCTtcaacggggcggggggggggggctcctcagcTTCCCAAGAGCCAGCCCTCAGCCGAATGCAGACATTCTTAGCACCAGCGCTAGGTTTTCGGCACAAAGCGGTCTGGTCCTTGGACTGGCAGAGTCTTTccagtagtcatgtgcacggaccggttcggaggccattctaaaggcctccagaccggtccggtcacggggtggttttggttcgggtggggggttccaatttaaaaagggggagcttt contains:
- the SHKBP1 gene encoding SH3KBP1-binding protein 1 isoform X3; translation: MVNKIFIDRDPEVFASILNFLRTKELDIRRTNVSLLLHEAQFYGITPLVRRLQLREELEQSSCGSVLFNGYLPAPVFPAKRRNRHSVAGAQLADRAGSLVERALVRRSNTLPPNLGNAGLLGRLLEERGPVAGGAHDPGLVRLVCGHHNWIAVAYAQFLVCYRMKETSGWQLAFCSPRLDWVIERVALNARVLGGSLGDNDKMVAAASCSEILLWALQPDGTGVEIGVFYLGVPVEGLFFVGNQLIATSHTGKIGVWNAVTKHWQTQDVAPISSYDAAGSFLLLGCSNGSIYYVDVQKFPLRMKDNDLLVTELYRDPSEDAITALSVYLTPKSSSCGNWIEIAYGTSSGMVRVIVQHPETVGSGPQLFQTFAVHRSPVTKVMLSEKHLISVCADNNHVRTWTVTRFRGMISTQPGSTPLASFKILALESMDGLGGCSAGTDIGPFGERDDQQVFLQKVVPDASKLYVRLSSTGKRVCEVCSVDGTPITAFTVQECEGSSRIGSRPRRYLFTGHSNGSLQMWDLTTAMETAGQVADAGGLSEEELLQQLEQCDLALTHSLESSPAGSVTPTCASSTASSSSLQVQDPDGLPEKPAEDSLPCRLSGQNLPCSALPEPHVPRGELDRRRAGGSFVERCQELAQSEGRWASRSRELGARTRRGGHTAGSVAQRPPNPGPAAPEPALPLTPSRVRLSETSF